Sequence from the Actinocatenispora sera genome:
GAAGCAGTTCGAGAAGGCGAACCCGGGTAAGACGGTCAAGCTGATCCCGATCCAGGCGACCGAGAACGACTACTACACCAAGCTCGACCTGATGATGAAGTCGCCGCGCACCGCGCCCGACCTCGCGTACGAGGACACGTTCCTGATCAACTCCGACATCAAGGCCGGGTTCCTGCGCCCGATCGACGCCCAGGTCAAGTCGTGGGACCAGTGGAGCCAGTTCCAGGACGCCGCGAAGGAGTCGGTCACTGGTCAGGACGGCAAGGTGTACGGCGTGCCGGACGGCACCGACACCCGCGGGATCTGGTACGACAAGCAGGTTTTCGCCAAGGCCGGGCTGCCGGCGAACTGGGAACCGAAGTCGTGGAACGACCTGCTGTCCGCCGCGCGGCAGATCAAGAAGAAGGTGCCCGGCGTGACGCCGATGAACCTCTACACCGGCAAGGCCGGTGGTGAGGCGTCGAGCATGCAGGGCTTCGAGATGCTGCTCTACGGCACCGCCGACCAGCTGTACAACCCGCAGGAGAAGAAGTGGGTCGTCGGCAGCAAGGGTTTCCAGGACTCGATGAACTTCCTGAAGACCGTGTACTCCACCGGTCTCGGCCCGAAGCCGTCGCAGGCGCTGGACGCCAACATCAGTACCAACGTCAACACGGACTGGTTCCCGAACGCGAAGATCGGGTTCTCGATCGACGGCTCGTGGACGGCCAACAACTGGATCTCCACCGGCCCCAAGCCGTGGAAGGACTGGACGACGAACATCGGCTGGACCGCGATGCCGACCCAGAACGGCCAGGCGCCCGGCAAGACCAGCATGTCCGGCGGGTGGAGCTGGGCGATCACCAAGAACGCCAAGAACCCGACGCTGGCGTGGAAGTTCGTCACCGCGATGCAGACCGAGAAGAACGCGGTCACCTACGACAACGCTGCGCAGAACATCGCGGTGCGCAAGGACGTCGCGGCCGACCCGAAGTACCAGAACTCCTCGCCGACCGTGAAGTTCTTCACCGATCTGGTGGCGGTCACGCACTACCGGCCCGCGTACGCCGAGTACCCGAAGGTGTCCACGGCGATCCAGGAGCAGATGGAGGCGGTGACGACCGGTACCTCCAGCCCGGCCAAGGCGTCCGCGGACTATGACAAGTCGGTGGCCGACATCGTCGGCAACAACACGACCAAGGACTCGGGCCCCGCGAAATGACCGCGAGCACGACGGCCGAACGGACCACGGCGGCACCGGAAGCTCCCGGTGCCGCGCGGGTTCCGATGCGCGGCCGGACGATCCTTCGCGGGCTGCCGCTGCTGCCGGCGGTGGTGCTGTTGCTGGTCTTCCTGGCCGGACCGATCATCTACTGCATCTACTACGCGTTCACCGACATGCAGCTGACCGGCGCCACGACGACGAACTTCGTCGGGCTGGCCAACTTCCGCAAGGCGTTCGGCGACGACCAGTTCTACAACGCGATCCTGCAGACGCTGATCTTCACGGTGCTCTCGGCGATCGTCGGGCAGAACATCCTGGGTCTGGTCATCGCGCTGCTGTTCCGGTTGGCCACCAAGGTGCTGCGGTCGATCGTCGGCGCGCTGGTGATCGCCGCCTGGGTGGTGCCGGAGATCGTCGCCGGCTACCTGATGTACGCGTTCTTCCGGGACGAGGGCAGCCTCAACGAGATCCTGAAGTTCCTGCACCTGCCGCAGCAGAACTGGCTCTACACGCTACCGATCCTGGCGGTGTCGCTGGCCAACGTCTGGCGTGGTACCGCGTTCTCGATGCTGGTCTACTCGGCCGCGCTGGCCGAGGTACCGGCCGAGCTGACCGAGGCCGCGGCGATGGACGGTGCCGGTGTGTGGCAACGCTTC
This genomic interval carries:
- a CDS encoding extracellular solute-binding protein, producing the protein MRFRKLATIALTGAVIAPLLAACGSSGDSKNEIKIAYQRSTDNNSRIMDNFLAGVKKQFEKANPGKTVKLIPIQATENDYYTKLDLMMKSPRTAPDLAYEDTFLINSDIKAGFLRPIDAQVKSWDQWSQFQDAAKESVTGQDGKVYGVPDGTDTRGIWYDKQVFAKAGLPANWEPKSWNDLLSAARQIKKKVPGVTPMNLYTGKAGGEASSMQGFEMLLYGTADQLYNPQEKKWVVGSKGFQDSMNFLKTVYSTGLGPKPSQALDANISTNVNTDWFPNAKIGFSIDGSWTANNWISTGPKPWKDWTTNIGWTAMPTQNGQAPGKTSMSGGWSWAITKNAKNPTLAWKFVTAMQTEKNAVTYDNAAQNIAVRKDVAADPKYQNSSPTVKFFTDLVAVTHYRPAYAEYPKVSTAIQEQMEAVTTGTSSPAKASADYDKSVADIVGNNTTKDSGPAK
- a CDS encoding carbohydrate ABC transporter permease; the encoded protein is MRGRTILRGLPLLPAVVLLLVFLAGPIIYCIYYAFTDMQLTGATTTNFVGLANFRKAFGDDQFYNAILQTLIFTVLSAIVGQNILGLVIALLFRLATKVLRSIVGALVIAAWVVPEIVAGYLMYAFFRDEGSLNEILKFLHLPQQNWLYTLPILAVSLANVWRGTAFSMLVYSAALAEVPAELTEAAAMDGAGVWQRFWHVTVPTIRRSVATNLMLITLQTLSVFGLIFAMTKGGPSNKSTTLPIYTYQTALQNYEIGYGTAMALVLLVIGALFSLVYLRALRPEAD